The Gossypium hirsutum isolate 1008001.06 chromosome D06, Gossypium_hirsutum_v2.1, whole genome shotgun sequence genome contains the following window.
AATCATGTGGCAGTCACAATGGCCTCAACTCTATCTAATGATGCTTGCAACCGCCCAGAGTTCAAGTTGAACAATGCTTCATCGGTACCAAGAGCTCTGTTAAATTCAAGGTATTAATGATAAGTTATGAATAATCACGAAATCATGTCTTCATATTAAATTGTGAAGGAACAAAAATGCCACTATTTACAAGGAGAACCATGACAATAACACATTTCGGAAATTCTGAGTCATGTTTAAAGCATATGAGTAATAACATCAATGAATATTCTAGATGTGTCCTAATAGCCATCGACTTGCAGTTTCCTTGGAATATCTTCATACAAGATCAAGGAAATCAAATATGATTCTTCTATTAGACATAAGCTTATTGCTTCCcccgttttgtgaaataaatattcTTAAAATACATGTTCAAGGAACTTGCCCAGTAACTTCTGGAAGAACATAATCTGCCCTCCACCCAAATCGAAAATCCAGGCCGGGAACCAAGCCAAGAGTTGTCTTATTCCGAATCCGAGAAATTCCATCTCCACCAAAACAGGTGGTGAGCTTCCATTTCCAACCAATTGCATTCATCTTGAAATTGTGGCCTATGCCAACCTATTTCCAAAACATTTTACCATAACCATTGCAAAATCTAGGCAAAATCATGCAtgagaaacaaataaattcaccTACAGCAATAAATGTCAGATTTGGAATAGACTTGTATATTCTATCACTAATAGAAAGTTTATCTGTGTAAAGTAGAGCAGACCTGGAGATTAAGAAATTTTGTGACAGGGATCTTTTTGGAAATAAGGCGTACATCTTGTCTTATAGGCTCATATGCAAACTTCCACCTCCGTTCAGGGGATAAAGGTTTCAGCACAAGCTTAGTTTGGAAATCATTCATAGGGGCATTGAAGAACTGAACCAAAACTAAGATGCAATTACTCAACAgctcaaaacaacaacaaactgTACAGGATGATATACATTatcttttgtaaaaaaaaatacccCTTTTCAAGTAAAAAAGCAACATTTAAAGTTGAATTGGCTAAAAGAAATTTCCTTTCATGGGCTCATACCCCTGAATTGGCACCAATATAATATGAATGGAGGGAGCAACCTAAGActgtaaaagtaataaaaaaaaggagCAAAGAAAAATAACCTCCAAATTGACACCAACTCGAAACCCCTGAATTTCTTTTCTAAACTTGAGGAACAGCTCAGAAGGAATCAAATTTATGTTATATAGCTCATCCCACGAAGTGGGTTCTTCACCAGTAGGCGGCGGCTCCATGTTCAACCCACCAAACTGGAGAGAAGAAAATTCAGTTCCCAAGAGAAACCATACAATAAAAGTCAATGTTAACTCTCAGCAGTACTTTCGTACTGGAAAGATTTGAGTTGAAAGTATACTTACCTATAAGATAGGATTGGATTATACTAGAACCATGCTTCA
Protein-coding sequences here:
- the LOC107901064 gene encoding uncharacterized protein; amino-acid sequence: MEPPPTGEEPTSWDELYNINLIPSELFLKFRKEIQGFRVGVNLEFFNAPMNDFQTKLVLKPLSPERRWKFAYEPIRQDVRLISKKIPVTKFLNLQVGIGHNFKMNAIGWKWKLTTCFGGDGISRIRNKTTLGLVPGLDFRFGWRADYVLPEVTGALGTDEALFNLNSGRLQASLDRVEAIVTAT